In the Bacteroidales bacterium genome, one interval contains:
- a CDS encoding SOS response-associated peptidase, with translation MPQKYVLASNTSSINKHFNLESSHQDFKNNLIITPGNQSLIITQENPHKLTVSTFGLTPSWSKQPMQIINARAEGDKNPENNPNYSGSKAIFLKKSFRNPLFNKRCIVIADAFISYCSDQPFLVYLKGKKRPFGMAGIYDIWTDPATGEKLHSYAIITVPANNLLQKIPVSRMPVILPYGAETSWLKASNHLHDILAKIIQYPSKAMNAHQISKEVDTTATTEMLRPIGEKLASEVRKISFPSSHYVSKKKPTEPGKLWFDNSPKS, from the coding sequence ATGCCACAAAAATACGTCCTTGCCAGCAACACAAGCAGTATTAACAAACACTTCAATCTTGAGTCTTCACATCAAGATTTTAAGAACAACCTGATTATCACACCTGGGAACCAATCATTGATCATTACCCAGGAGAACCCGCATAAACTTACCGTCAGCACTTTTGGATTAACACCTTCCTGGTCAAAACAACCAATGCAGATCATCAATGCCCGGGCTGAAGGTGATAAAAATCCTGAAAACAATCCAAACTACTCAGGCTCCAAAGCAATCTTTCTAAAGAAATCATTCCGGAATCCGCTTTTCAATAAAAGGTGCATTGTAATTGCTGATGCCTTCATTTCCTATTGTAGCGATCAACCCTTCCTTGTTTATCTGAAAGGTAAGAAACGACCTTTCGGGATGGCAGGAATATATGATATCTGGACTGATCCGGCAACAGGTGAGAAGCTGCATTCCTATGCTATTATCACTGTACCAGCCAACAATCTCCTGCAAAAAATCCCTGTATCAAGAATGCCTGTAATATTGCCATATGGAGCTGAAACAAGCTGGCTAAAGGCATCAAATCACCTGCATGATATACTGGCTAAAATTATTCAATACCCCTCAAAAGCGATGAATGCGCATCAAATTAGCAAAGAAGTTGATACCACCGCTACCACTGAAATGTTAAGGCCCATCGGTGAAAAGCTTGCCAGTGAGGTTAGGAAAATATCATTTCCTAGCTCACATTATGTTTCAAAGAAGAAACCTACGGAGCCTGGGAAGTTATGGTTTGATAACTCACCGAAATCGTAA